Proteins from one Camelina sativa cultivar DH55 unplaced genomic scaffold, Cs unpScaffold01172, whole genome shotgun sequence genomic window:
- the LOC104774034 gene encoding agamous-like MADS-box protein AGL75, with the protein MLQSLSPQSTKMRSLPSSSSYPLVALSNRLETLFRKAEQLSVLCQIEVCVIYYGPQGELQTWPHEIEKVRDMCVRYSRLNESLRSKKRVNLSEFLKDKDKGLENPNKRRKTSSPKKNVDVLKYPISDHYSPDQIPQLIQSLQLNISTFQRRLRFLESQEKHKLLDHHHQSLASSSSLTTHSLNPSLHQ; encoded by the exons ATGCt CCAAAGTTTGTCTCCGCAATCGACAAAGATGAGatctttaccttcttcttcttcttacccaCTCGTCGCTTTGAGCAATAGACTTGAAACCCTCTTTAGGAAAGCAGAACAGCTTTCGGTTCTGTGTCAAATTGAGGTCTGCGTTATCTATTATGGACCTCAAGGAGAACTTCAAACGTGGCCTCACGAGATAGAGAAAGTAAGAGATATGTGTGTGCGGTACAGTCGGCTAAACGAATCCTTGAGAAGCAAAAAACGCGTTAATCTTTCTGAGTTCCTCAAGGACAAGGACAAGGGTTTGGAGAATCCGAACAAGAGGAGGAAGACGTCGTCTCCGAAGAAGAATGTGGATGTATTGAAGTATCCAATCTCTGATCACTACTCTCCCGACCAAATCCCCCAATTGATTCAGTCCTTGCAACTCAATATCTCTACATTCCAACGAAGGCTTCGATTTCTTGAGTCGCAAGAGAAACACAAACTactcgatcatcatcatcagagttTAGCATCATCCTCCTCTCTCACGACCCATTCTTTGAACCCTAGCCTGCATCAGA